The window CCTTAGCAGTACGACCTGATCAAGCTAACAAAATCTTTACTCTTAAGCAACGTTCCCAAGACAAACCACTGATTCTTATGGCCGCAACAGCAGAACAATTGTGGCAATTTGTCCAAGGAAGTAGCCAAGAAATGAAAATCTGGGCAGAAACAGCCCAAAAATATTGGCCCGGTGCGTTGACCTTGGTTTTACCTGCTTCTAGTCAGGTTCATCCCTCGGTAAACCCTAATGATCCCACCACCATTGGTTTACGCATTCCTAATCATCCTCTGGCTTTGGCTATTCTAGCTCAAACTGGTCCACTAGCTACCACCAGTGTCAATCTTTCGGGTGAGCCACCTTTAGAAATTTTTGACGAAATTGACCGCAAATTTCCCCAACTACCCATTCTTGACTATGGTAAACCAGGGGAAAAACTAGGGAGTGGTTTACCTTCTACTGTGGCTAAATGGAATCTTGGGCATTGGGAAATACTTCGTAAAGGATATATTATTAATTTGGAGCTATAGTGTCTATGAATCAAGAATCTATTCAATCCCAAGCTGAAATTGAACGTTTAAGACAACAACTCCTAGAAACTGAACAAGCCTATTATCTCGCTGAAGAGATGAGTAAATTTAAAGCGGGTTTTTTAGCACGCATTGCTCATGAAATTCGCTCTCCTTTAGCTAGAGTCATGAATCTAAATCAAGCTATTCTCACTAATTTATGTCTAGATCCTACTGAAGAAAGAGATTTTCTCAAACGTGGACAACAA of the Gloeocapsa sp. DLM2.Bin57 genome contains:
- a CDS encoding Sua5/YciO/YrdC/YwlC family protein, which gives rise to MTKVSQEELVTSAIASQVICFPTDTVPALAVRPDQANKIFTLKQRSQDKPLILMAATAEQLWQFVQGSSQEMKIWAETAQKYWPGALTLVLPASSQVHPSVNPNDPTTIGLRIPNHPLALAILAQTGPLATTSVNLSGEPPLEIFDEIDRKFPQLPILDYGKPGEKLGSGLPSTVAKWNLGHWEILRKGYIINLEL